In the Podospora pseudocomata strain CBS 415.72m chromosome 5, whole genome shotgun sequence genome, one interval contains:
- the AES1 gene encoding hormone-sensitive lipase HSL (CAZy:CE16; COG:S; EggNog:ENOG503P02M) has product MGGQIVKAGLVALLSAAPGLAAVTRRQNAVNLWGQCGGIGYQGSKVCVSGAVCTAYNDWYHQCVPGSQTTSTTAAPTVVPTTSTSTSSVQSTSTSAAPSSSPTSAAKYFINFGDSYSQTGFDPLSTKPSPSNPFGNPPLPGWTASGGLNWVGFLTSQYNASTLLTYNFAYGGATTNATLVQPWREDVLSLVDQVQQFTDTIATKPSYAPWTAENALFGIWIGVNDVGNSWWKEEYDQLLSEIMDTYFGQLQVLYDAGARQFVALGVPPIHRTPVMVEETEWAQETEAAAIAKYNAAIASRAATFQAANAGSVIKIVDTGVAFNEALDNPTEYGSPDAKCWNGDGVSCLWFNDYHPGIEINRLVAEEVAEAWDGSFFEGKVCIE; this is encoded by the exons ATGGGTGGTCAAATTGTCAAGGCCGGTTTGGTGGCTCTGTTGAGTGCGGCGCCCGGGTTAGCTGCTGTTACTAGACGTCAAAACGCTGTGAATCTTTGGGGACAGTGTGGTGGGATTGGATATCAGGGGTCGAAGGTGTGCGTTTCTGGTGCTGTTTGCACGGCTTACAACGACTGGTATC ACCAGTGTGTGCCAGGCTCTCAGACAACAAGCACCACTGCCGCCCCGACAGTCGTCCctaccaccagcaccagcaccagctctGTCCAGTCGACCAGCACAAGTGCCGCCCCATCCTCCAGCCCAACCTCCGCCGCCAAGTACTTCATCAACTT CGGCGACTCCTACTCCCAAACAGGCTTCGatcccctctccaccaaaccttccccctccaacccctttggcaacccacccctccccggCTGGACAGCCTCCGGCGGCCTAAACTGGGTTggcttcctcacctcccagTACAAcgcctccaccctcctcacctacAACTTCGCCTACGGtggcgccaccaccaacgccacCCTCGTCCAGCCCTGGAGAGAGGATGTCCTGAGCTTGGTCGACCAAGTCCAGCAGTTCACCgacaccatcgccaccaaGCCATCCTACGCCCCCTGGACAGCAGAGAACGCTCTCTTCGGCATCTGGATCGGCGTGAACGACGTGGGGAACAGctggtggaaggaggagtaTGACCAGCTGCTGAGCGAGATTATGGATACGTATTTCGGGCAGCTGCAGGTGTTGTATGATGCGGGGGCGAGGCAGTTTGTTGCTTTGGGTGTGCCGC CGATTCATCGCACTCCTGTCATGGTCGAGGAGACAGAGTGGGCTCAGGAAACCGAGGCTGCCGCTATCGCCAAGTACAACGCTGCTATCGCTTCCCGGGCCGCGACTTTCCAGGCGGCGAATGCTGGGTCGGTGATCAAGATTGTCGACACGGGGGTTGCGTTCAATGAGGCGTTGGATAACCCGACTGAGTATGGCTCGCCGGATGCCAAGTGCtggaatggggatggggtttcGTGCTTGTGGTTTAATGATTACCACCCGGGGATTGAGATTAACCGGTTAgttgctgaggaggtggctGAGGCTTGGGATGGAAGCTTCTTTGAAGGGAAGGTTTGCATCGAGTAG
- a CDS encoding hypothetical protein (EggNog:ENOG503P91C; COG:S) — translation MFNVKSLAVLVALGVLSVTASQLNGGQERISVYACKDPWWGGQCRTFYGGRNECVNFSGSWNDVISSIRHSGKGWHCQWWEHANCQGLVYQNQDDANLSDGNGRFDNRISSFRCG, via the exons ATGTTCAACGTCAAGTCTCTTGCGGTCCTTGTGGCACTTGGCGTCCTGTCAGTCACGGCCTCCCAGTTGAATGGGGGTCAAGAACGGATCAGTGTTTATGCCTGCAAGGACCCCTGGTGGGGTGGTCAATGCCGGACCTTTTATGGCGGCCGCAACGAGTGCG TAAACTTCTCTGGCAGCTGGAACGATGTCATCAGTTCGATACGCCACTCTGGAAAAGGATGGCATTGCCAGTGGTGGGA ACACGCCAACTGCCAGGGTCTGGTGTACCAGAACCAAGACGACGCCAACCTTAGCGATGGGAATGGAAGGTTCGATAACCGTATCAGCTCGTTCCGTTGCGGGTAA